Proteins encoded within one genomic window of Oryza glaberrima chromosome 12, OglaRS2, whole genome shotgun sequence:
- the LOC127757426 gene encoding scarecrow-like protein 34 encodes MGSSAADSFPAGGDDAIRDVYGIGGGGEEDDPSLFLYLSDLAPVSPSAYLDLPPSPPPPTTTATTMVKEGEEAPEDLVLPFISRMLMEEDIDDKFFYDYPDNPALLQAQQPFLEILSDPSSNSRSSNSDDPRLSPTSSSDTSAAINSYDAAATATAVAAAAVPVPQYESIELDPAAFFAAANSDLMSSAFLKGMEEANKFLPTENKLVIDLEASSENNYLRGLEEAKRFLPSDDKLQVGFAAAAAPVVSVKKEAVDVVVATASGGGGRGRKNPYDDEELELEGGRSSKQTAVQGDDVAARAMFDKVMMPSHENCTEMMEKLRIAMKEEAAKNEASAGGKGGNGKVKGGRRGGRDVVDLRTLLIHCAQAVATDDRRSATELLKQIKQHAKPTGDATQRLAHCFAEGLQARIAGTGSLVHQSLVAKRTSAVDILQAYQLYMAAICFKKVSFIFSNQTIYNASLGKKKIHIVDYGIQYGFQWPCFLRRISQREGGPPEVRMTGIDLPQPGFRPTERIEETGHRLSKYAQEFGVPFKYNAIAAVKMESVRKEDLNIDPDEVLIVNCQYQFKNLMDESVVIDSPRDIVLSNIRKMQPHVFIHAIVNGSFSAPFFVTRFREALFFYSALFDVLDATTPRESEQRLLIEQNIFGRAALNVIACEGIDRVERPETYKQWQVRNQRAGFKQLPLNPEIVQVVRNKVKDCYHKDFVIDIDHQWLLQGWKGRILYAISTWTPNDALSYF; translated from the coding sequence atgggctcGTCGGCGGCCGACTCGTTCCCCGCCGGTGGAGATGATGCAATCCGAGACGTGTACGGcatcggtggtggtggggaggaggacgaTCCGTCCCTCTTCCTCTACCTCTCCGACCTCGCCCCCGTCTCCCCCTCCGCCTACCTCGACctccccccctcgccgccgccgccgacgacgacggcgacgacgatggtgaaggagggggaggaggcgccggaGGACCTGGTGCTGCCGTTCATCTCGAGGATGCTGATGGAGGAGGACATCGACGACAAGTTCTTCTACGACTACCCCGACAACCCGGCGCTGCTCCAGGCGCAGCAGCCCTTCCTCGAGATCCTCTCCGATCCCTCCTCCAACTCCCGCTCCTCCAACTCCGACGACCCCCGCCTCtccccgacctcctcctccgacacctccgccgccatcaactcctacgacgccgccgccaccgccaccgccgttgccgccgccgcggtgcccgTGCCGCAGTACGAGAGCATCGAGCTCGATCCCGCCGCGTTCTTCGCCGCGGCCAACTCCGACCTCATGAGCTCCGCCTTCCTCAaggggatggaggaggcgaaCAAGTTCCTCCCCACCGAGAACAAGCTCGTCATCGACCTCGAGGCCTCGTCGGAGAATAATTACCTCAGGGGTCTCGAGGAGGCCAAGAGGTTCCTGCCCAGCGACGACAAGCTTCAGGTTGGAttcgctgcggcggcggcgcctgtgGTGAGCGTGAAGAAGGAGGCGGTGGATGTGGTGGTGGCAACcgcctcgggcggcggcggacgagggcgGAAGAACCCgtacgacgacgaggagctggagctggagggagggaggagcagCAAGCAGACCGCGGTTCAGGGGGACGATGTCGCGGCGCGTGCCATGTTCGACAAGGTGATGATGCCCTCCCATGAGAATTGCACCGAGATGATGGAGAAGCTGAGGATTGCCatgaaggaggaggcggccaagAACGAGGCCAGCGCCGGCGGGAAGGGTGGGAACGGGAAGGTGaagggagggcggcggggcgggaggGACGTGGTGGACCTGCGCACGCTGCTCATCCACTGCGCGCAGGCCGTGGCCACCgacgaccgccggagcgccaccGAGCTGCTTAAGCAGATCAAGCAGCACGCGAaaccgaccggcgacgcgacgcAGCGCCTTGCTCATTGCTTTGCTGAGGGCTTGCAGGCGCGGATCGCTGGCACGGGCAGCCTGGTGCACCAGTCGCTCGTGGCTAAGCGCACCTCAGCCGTGGACATCCTCCAAGCGTACCAGCTGTACATGGCTGCCATCTGCTTCAAGAAGGTGTCCTTCATTTTCTCCAATCAAACCATCTACAATGCTTCCTTGGGTAAGAAGAAGATACACATCGTTGATTACGGTATACAGTATGGGTTCCAGTGGCCGTGCTTCCTGCGGCGGATATCACAAAGGGAGGGTGGGCCACCGGAGGTAAGGATGACTGGCATTGACCTCCCCCAGCCTGGTTTCCGGCCAACTGAGCGTATTGAGGAGACAGGGCACCGGCTCAGTAAATACGCCCAGGAGTTTGGGGTGCCATTCAAGTACAATGCCATTGCAGCGGTTAAGATGGAGTCAGTCCGCAAAGAGGATCTGAACATTGATCCTGATGAGGTGCTCATTGTGAATTGCCAGTATCAATTTAAGAACTTGATGGATGAGAGTGTTGTGATCGACAGCCCAAGGGATATTGTGCTCAGCAACATCCGGAAGATGCAGCCTCATGTGTTCATCCATGCAATAGTGAATGGCTCATTCAGTGCACCATTCTTTGTGACACGGTTCCGGGAGGCTTTGTTCTTTTACTCGGCCTTGTTCGATGTTCTGGATGCAACTACCCCAAGGGAAAGCGAACAGCGGCTGCTGATTGAGCAAAACATCTTTGGACGAGCTGCTCTGAATGTCATTGCGTGTGAGGGCATAGATCGGGTGGAGCGCCCTGAGACATACAAGCAATGGCAGGTGCGGAATCAACGGGCTGGCTTCAAGCAACTGCCATTGAATCCAGAAATTGTTCAGGTAGTGCGGAACAAGGTCAAGGACTGCTACCACAAGGACTTCGTGATAGATATAGATCACCAATGGCTCTTGCAAGGATGGAAGGGACGAATACTCTATGCCATCTCAACATGGACGCCAAATGATGCTCTCTCTtatttttag